A region from the Chanodichthys erythropterus isolate Z2021 chromosome 5, ASM2448905v1, whole genome shotgun sequence genome encodes:
- the LOC137020402 gene encoding beta-mannosidase-like: MCHFPYFPGYSSPVRRLKSHPSVVIWSGNNENEAAMAADWFNISAAERPLYVRDYVSLYVENIRDLVLQVSVSSDWDFSSKFSSHRQHHEDGNQQMLKQAELHYILPNRSDPVQRYRDTLYITQVMQAQCVKIQTEFYRRSRSDIVEGKGHTMGTLYWQLNDIWQGSVITRPFQPIGLSNMSQ; encoded by the exons ATGTGCCACTTCCCGTATTTTCCTGGTTACTCGTCACCG GTTCGCCGGTTGAAATCTCACCCGTCTGTGGTCATCTGGAGCGGGAACAACGAGAATGAAGCTGCCATGGCAGCTGACTGGTTCAACATCTCTGCTGCCGAGCGGCCGCTGTACGTGAGAGATTACGTCAGTCTGTACGTGGAGAACATCAGAGACCTCGTGCTGCAG GTCTCAGTGTCTTCAGACTGGGATTTCAGCAGTAAGTTCTCGTCTCATCGGCAGCATCATGAAGATGGGAATCAGCAGATGCTGAAGCAAGCAGAACTACATTACATCCTCCCCAACCGCTCCGACCCGGTGCAGAGATACAGAGACACTCTTTACATCACTCAG GTGATGCAGGCGCAGTGTGTGAAGATTCAAACAGAGTTCTACCGCCGCAGCCGCAGTGACATCGTCGAGGGCAAAGGTCATACAATGGGCACTCTTTACTGGCAGCTCAATGACATCTGGCAGGGGtcggtcattacacgcccctttcagccgattggtctaTCAAAT